In Bradyrhizobium paxllaeri, the genomic stretch ATCGACGCTGAGGGACGGCACACCACCGATCCCTCGCAATATCGCAAGGGTGGCGCGCTGCTGCCGCTCGGCGGCAGCGAGGGCTACAAGGGAAGCGGGCTGGCAGCGATGGTGGAAGTGCTGTGCGGCCTGCTCACCGGCCTGGGCTTTGGCGTCGAGCCGACCGGCCGGCATAACGACGGATGTTTCATGGCGGTGTTCAACGTCGCAGCCTTCCGCCCCCTGAAGGATTTCGAGAAAGAGGTCGGCGAATTCGCGCGCTATCTCAAATCGACCCCGCCGTCGGAGGGCTCGCCCGGCGTGTTCTACCCCGGCGAGATCGAACACATCCGTGAGCAGCAGCGCAGGCGCGACGGCATCGAGGTCGAGGACGCGACCTGGGACAGGCTGAAGGCGCTGGCCACAGACTACAAGCTCGCCGCCGAACTCGACCTGAAATGAAATCCAATCCCGCGTGCGCAAGGAGAACGGCATGACACGGCAAATGGCGCTGGTGGGATTCCTGCAGGCGCAGAACTGCACCAACCTGCCGAGTTCGTGGCGGCATCCGGAATCGCGCGACGATTCGATGTCGGCGGACTACTATCAGGAGATCGCCCGGATTCTCGAAGCCGGCAAATTCCATATGGCGTTCTTCGATGACCGCCTCGCCATGCCGGACCGCTACGGCAACGACCATGCCCACACCGTCGAATACGGCATCCGCTGCGTGAAGATGGACCCGCTGATCGTGCTGACCACCATGGGCATGGTCACCGAGAAGCTCGGGCTGGGATCGACCTGCTCGACCACCTATTACGAGCCGTTCGACGTCGCGCGCCGCTTCGCCACCCTCGACCTGATGTCGGGCGGACGCGCGGGCTGGAACGTCGTCACCTCCCTCAATGACGGCGAGGCGCAGAACATGGGCAAGGATGCCCATCTCGAACATGACTTCCGCTACGACCGCGCCGACGAATTCATGGAAGTCGTGCTCGGCCATTGGGACAGCTGGGAAGACGGCTCCTTGATCATGGACAAAAAGAGCGGCCGCTTTGCCGATCCGGCCAAGGTGAAGCGGCTCGATCACAACGGACAGTTCTTCAAGTCACGCGGTCCGTTCACCGTGCCGCGCTCGGCGCAGGGCCACCCGGTCATCATCCAGGCCGGCGCATCCGGTCGCGGCCAGCGCTTTGCGGGGCGATGGGGCGAGGTGATCTTCACGGCAGCACGCAACGTCACTGCCGCCAAGGAGGGCTATGCAGCGGTCCGCAACGAAGCCGCGAAGGCCGGCCGCGATCCCGACCAGATGTTCCTCTGCAATCTCACCACGCCCGTCTGCGGCGCGACCAAGGCCGAGGCCGAGGACAAGATGGCGGTCATCAACAAGCTGCCGCTGGAAATCGATGCGCTGTCGCTGCTCGCGGAAGCGCTGAACTACGATTTTGCGTCCAAACCGCTCGACGAGCCGCTGACCACGGAGGAGCTCAAGAGCATGCAGGGTATTTTGGGCATCCGCGACGGCGTGCTCAAGAACTCAGGCAAGACCAATCCCAGCGCGCGCGACTTCGTCACCTTCTCCGGCCGCGGCCAGGTGCAGGACGCCATCGTCGGCGGCCCGAAGGAGATCGCGGACAGGCTGGAGGAGATGTTCGTCGAGCGCGGCTGCGACGGCTTTGTCATCGCGGCCACCATCGTGCCGGGCTCCTATGCTGATTTCGTCAGGCATGTCGTACCGGAACTGCAGCGCCGCGGGCTGTTTCACAGGGATTACGCCGGCAAGACCTTGCGCGAGAATCTCGGGCTGAAGCGCCCTGCTTCTGGCGCCTGGAAAACCAGTTCGCGGGCCGCGGCGGAATAAGAAAAGGAAGAATCATGCGTTGGTTGAAATTCACCGCCGCCGGCAAGACATCCTGGGGTATCGTCGAGGGCGACAAGGTAATCGCCGTCAGCGGCGATCCCTTCGCCGAATGGCAGCGGGGCGCGCAATCGCATGCACTGAAAGACGTGAAGATCGAGCTGCCGCTGATCCCGTGCACCTTCTATTGCGTCGGCTTGAACTATCTCAAGCATCTCAAGGAAGCCGCCGACAAGGCCGGCACGGTGCCCAACGTGCCCGAGCGCCCCGAGATCGGCTATCGCGCGCAGAACGCACTGATCGCCCATGACGAGGACGTGGTGATCCCGGCAAGCGCGACCGAGAAGATTCACTATGAGGGCGAGCTCGTCGTCGTCATCGGCAAGAAGGCAAAACACCTCACCGAGTCCAATGCGATGGATTGCGTGTTCGGCTACACCATCGGCAACGATGTCAGCGAGCGCACCTGGCAGAAGGCCGACCGCAGCCTGTGGCGCTCCAAGAACGCCGACACCTTCAAGCCGATGGGCCCGTGGATCGAGACCGATGTCGACCTCGACAAGATGGAAACGGCGATCCGCGTCAATGGCAGGGAGACCGGCCGCTTCCGCACCAACGACATGATTTTTGGGATCGTGCCGTTCCTGGTCGAACTGTCCAAATATTTCACGCTGTCGCCGGGCGACGTGATCTGGATGGGCACCGACGGTGCCTCGCCCGATTTGAAAGCCGGCGATCTGGTCGAGATCGACATCACCGGGATCGGCACGTTGCGAAACAGGTTTGTGAAGGAGAAGGTTTGAGGCGCTTCGACCACCATCCCGAGAGACTGTGAAGCTATGTCCACCCGTCATTGCGAGCGCAGCGAAGCAATCCATCTATCCCCGGGCCGAGACGTGGATTGCTTCGCTTCGCTCGCAATGACGGGGAGACCGAGTCCTCAGAAATGAGGACAGGCGCCAGAAGCAGCACCGGCTAAGATTCGTCCGAACGAGCATCAATTCCA encodes the following:
- a CDS encoding fumarylacetoacetate hydrolase family protein, whose translation is MRWLKFTAAGKTSWGIVEGDKVIAVSGDPFAEWQRGAQSHALKDVKIELPLIPCTFYCVGLNYLKHLKEAADKAGTVPNVPERPEIGYRAQNALIAHDEDVVIPASATEKIHYEGELVVVIGKKAKHLTESNAMDCVFGYTIGNDVSERTWQKADRSLWRSKNADTFKPMGPWIETDVDLDKMETAIRVNGRETGRFRTNDMIFGIVPFLVELSKYFTLSPGDVIWMGTDGASPDLKAGDLVEIDITGIGTLRNRFVKEKV
- a CDS encoding LLM class flavin-dependent oxidoreductase — its product is MTRQMALVGFLQAQNCTNLPSSWRHPESRDDSMSADYYQEIARILEAGKFHMAFFDDRLAMPDRYGNDHAHTVEYGIRCVKMDPLIVLTTMGMVTEKLGLGSTCSTTYYEPFDVARRFATLDLMSGGRAGWNVVTSLNDGEAQNMGKDAHLEHDFRYDRADEFMEVVLGHWDSWEDGSLIMDKKSGRFADPAKVKRLDHNGQFFKSRGPFTVPRSAQGHPVIIQAGASGRGQRFAGRWGEVIFTAARNVTAAKEGYAAVRNEAAKAGRDPDQMFLCNLTTPVCGATKAEAEDKMAVINKLPLEIDALSLLAEALNYDFASKPLDEPLTTEELKSMQGILGIRDGVLKNSGKTNPSARDFVTFSGRGQVQDAIVGGPKEIADRLEEMFVERGCDGFVIAATIVPGSYADFVRHVVPELQRRGLFHRDYAGKTLRENLGLKRPASGAWKTSSRAAAE